One stretch of Armigeres subalbatus isolate Guangzhou_Male chromosome 2, GZ_Asu_2, whole genome shotgun sequence DNA includes these proteins:
- the LOC134211947 gene encoding ATP synthase subunit gamma, mitochondrial-like, with amino-acid sequence MFKSVVPVLAQVPAEVCLGQQNRGMATLKAISIRLKSVKNIQKITQSMKMVSAAKYARAERDLKQARPYGVGAQQFYEKAEVAAKEEEPKKLYIAITSDRGLCGAVHTGVARHIRGDLAADPNIKVVCVGDKSRAILQRLYSKNIEMVCNEVGRLPPTFLDAAKLTNAILNLGYEYTDGKIIYNKFKSVVSYAVADMPIFSLKSVESAEKLPVYDSLDSDVIQNYLEFSLASLLFFAMKEGACSEQSSRMTAMDNASKNAGEMIDKLTLTFNRTRQAVITRELIEIISGASALESKD; translated from the exons ATGTTCAAGTCCGTCGTTCCGGTTTTAGCTCAGGTGCCCGCAGAGGTATGCCTCGGTCAACAGAACCGTGGAATGGCTACTCTGAAAGCCATTTCGATCCGCCTGAAGTCGGTCAAGAACATCCAGAAGATCACCCAATCTATGAAGATGGTGTCCGCGGCAAA ATACGCCCGTGCTGAACGCGATCTGAAGCAGGCTAGGCCTTATGGCGTAGGGGCTCAACAGTTCTACGAGAAGGCGGAAGTGGCTGCCAAGGAGGAAGAACCGAAAAAGCTCTACATTGCCATTACTTCTGATAGAG GTCTGTGCGGAGCTGTGCACACTGGTGTGGCTCGTCATATCCGTGGCGACCTGGCAGCCGATCCCAACATCAAGGTGGTCTGTGTCGGTGATAAGTCGCGTGCAATTTTGCAGCGTCTGTACAGCAAGAACATCGAAATGGTCTGTAATGAGGTGGGCCGTTTGCCGCCAACCTTCCTGGATGCTGCCAAGCTGACCAACGCCATCCTCAACCTTGGATACGAATACACTGACGGCAAGATCATCTACAACAAGTTCAAGTCAGTGGTGTCGTATGCCGTCGCTGATATGCCCATCTTCAGCTTGAAGTCCGTGGAGTCTGCAGAAAAATTGCCGGTTTATGATTCTCTTGATTCGGATGTTATCCAGAATTATCTGGAATTCTCGTTGGCTTCGCTGCTTTTCTTCGCCATGAAGGAAGGAGCTTGTTCGGAACAGTCCTCACGTATGACTGCTATGGATAACGCTTCAAAGAACGCCGGTGAGATGATTGACAAACTAACTCTGACCTTCAACAGAACCAGACAGGCTGTCATCACTCGTGAGTTGATTGAAATCATTTCCGGTGCTTCGGCTCTGGAGAGCAAGGATTAA